In Pantoea cypripedii, the DNA window CGTCTTCGATGATTTTGGCTGCGGTCCACAGCGCTTCACAGCCGCAGATATCGCGCACAAAGCGCTCCAGCATGCGCAGCCCCTGACGGGTATGGGTCACTTCCGGGTGGAACTGCACGCCGTAGAAACGCTTCTCTTCGTTCGCCATGATGGCAAACGGACAGGTCTCGGTACTGGCAACGGTAACGAAATCTGCCGGGATCGCCGTCACTTTATCGCCGTGGCTCATCCAGACATCCAGCAGCGGTTTACCTGCGTCGCTGATGGCATCTTCGATATCACGAACCAGCGCGCTTGAGGTCGTCACTTCAACCTGTGCATAACCAAACTCGCGCTCAGTGGAGCCTTCAACTTTGCCACCCAGCTGCATCGCCATGGTCTGCATGCCATAGCACACGCCCAGTACCGGTACACCCGCGTTGAAGACATATTCCGGCGCACGTGGGCTGTTCAGCTCAGTGGTGCTTTCCGGGCCACCAGAAAGAATGATGCCGTTCGGGTTGAACTGACGAATTTGCTCTTCGGTGACATCCCACGCCCAGAGTTCGCAGTAAACGCCCAGCTCACGCACGCGGCGCGCGACCAGTTGCGTATACTGAGAACCAAAATCGAGGATCAAAATGCGATGTTTATGAATATTTTCAGTCGTCATTGCGGCGTTTCCATGGGATGGACTTAATAATAAATTCGCCCGGCTGGAGCCGGGCGGTAAATCTTACGGGATTATGAACCCATGCGGTAGTTCGGCGACTCTTTAGTGATGGTCACATCGTGCACGTGGCTTTCCGAGATGCCCGCGCCGCTGATGCGAACAAACTCTGCTTTGGTGCGCAGATCATCAATGGTCGGGCAACCGGTCAGACCCATACAGGAGCGCAGGCCGCCCATCTGCTGGTGCACGATCTCTTTCAGGCGGCCTTTGTAGGCAACGCGACCTTCGATACCTTCCGGCACCAGTTTGTCAGCCGCGTTATCGCTCTGGAAGTAACGGTCGGAAGAACCTTTGGACATCGCGCCCAGGGAACCCATACCACGGTATGATTTGAATGAACGGCCCTGATACAGCTCGATTTCACCCGGAGATTCTTCGGTACCGGCCAGCATAGAACCGACCATGACCGCTGCCGCACCGGCGGCGATGGCTTTGGCGATGTCGCCAGAGAAGCGGATACCGCCATCGGCGATGACCGGAATACCCGTGCCTTCCAGCGCTTCTACCGCGTCAGAAACGGCAGTGATCTGCGGAACACCGACGCCAGTCACGATACGGGTGGTACAGATGGAGCCAGGGCCGATACCCACTTTCACCGCGCTCACACCGGCTTGCGCCAGCGCCAGAGCACCTGCACCGGTCGCTACGTTGCCGCCGATGATTTCGAGGTCCGGGTATTTCGCACGGGTTTCACGAATACGCTGCAACACGCCTTCAGAGTGGCCGTGTGAGGAGTCGATCAGCAGAACGTCAACGCCCGCTGCAACCAGCGCATCTACGCGCTCTTCGTTGCCTGCGCCCGCACCCACCGCAGCACCTACACGCAGGCGACCCTGCGCATCTTTACAGGCATTCGGTTTACGTTCGGCTTTCTGGAAATCTTTTACGGTGATCATGCCCAGCAGATGGAAGCTGTCGTCCACCACCAGCGCTTTCTCAACGCGTTTTTCGTGCATTTTTTGCAGCACGACGTCACGGGCTTCACCCTCTTTCACCGTCACCAGACGCTCTTTCGGGGTCATCACCGCAGAAACCGGCAGGGTCAGGTCGGTAACGAAACGCACGTCACGGCCGGTAATGATACCGACCAGTTCGTTGTCGGCATTCACCACCGGGTAACCGGCAAAGCCGTTACGCTCGGTCAGCTCTTTCACTTCCGCCAGGGCAGTGGTTGGCAGCACGGTCTGCGGTTCGGTGACCACGCCGCTTTCATGTTTTTTCACCTTGCGAACTTCATCCGCCTGGCGCTCAATTGACATGTTTTTGTGAATAAAGCCCAGACCACCTTCCTGTGCCAGCGCGATGGCCAGACCCGCTTCGGTCACGGTGTCCATGGCAGCGGAGAGCATGGGGATGTTCAGACGAATGTTTTTCGTCAGTTGGGTGCTGAGATCGGCCGTGTTAGGCAGAACGGTAGAATGAGCAGGAACGAGCAGAACGTCGTCAAATGTGAGTGCTTCTTTAGCGATTCGTAGCATGGCAATATCTCAACCTGGGGGTGAATGAGAACAGATAAAATATTGCCGCGGCATTATACAGGCCGAAATCGGTTGCCTCCAGTGTTTTTTCAGAAAAAGTCTTGATCCTCTGTACCAGCCATGTAGTATCGGTTAATTAACCCTCTGATTTACTATTTGATCTCCATCACATGTCGCTACCGCCAACCGCCAATATTTTTACCGTTAGCCGCCTGAATACCACGGTGCGTCAACTGCTGGAAAATGAAATGGGTCTGGTGTGGCTCAGCGCGGAAATCTCCAATTTTACCCAACCCGCTTCCGGCCACTGGTACTTCACCCTGAAGGATGATGGTGCTCAGGTACGCTGCGCCATGTTCCGTAACAGCAATCGCCGGGTGGCGTTTCGCCCGCAGCATGGCCAACAGGTGCTGGTACGTGCCAGCATCACGTTGTATGAACCACGCGGCGACTATCAGCTGATTATCGAAAGCATGCACCCAGCGGGTGAAGGCTTGCTGCAGCAGCAGTTTGAGCAGCTGAAAACCCGGCTGGCGGCGGAAGGTTTATTTGATCAGCAATTCAAGCAACCGCTGCCGGATCCGGCGCGCCAGGTCGGGGTGATCACCTCCGCCACCGGCGCAGCGCTGCATGATGTGCTGCGCGTTCTGCATCGTCGCGATCCTTCGCTGCCGGTGGTGATTTATCCCACTGCGGTACAGGGTGTGGATGCCCCAGCGGCGATTGTGCGTGCTATCGAGCTGGCGAACCTGCGTGATGAGTGTGATGTGCTGATTGTGGGCCGTGGCGGCGGTTCACTGGAAGATTTGTGGAGTTTTAACGACGAACGCGTAGCACGGGCGATTTTCGCCAGCCGCCTGCCGATTGTCAGCGCTGTCGGGCATGAAACCGATGTCACCATCGCCGATTTTGTCGCCGACCTGCGCGCACCGACCCCGTCCGCTGCCGCCGAACTGGTCAGCCGTAATCAGCTGGAGTTAGTTCGCCGTCTGCAATCGCAGCAGCAGCGGCTGGAAATGGCGATGGATTACTATCTGGCGCAGCAGCAGCGTCGCTTTACCCGTATGCAGCACCGTTTGCAGCAACAACATCCCCAGCTACGCCTGGCGCGCCAGAGCACCGCTCTGCTGCAACTGAAACAGCGATTGACTGAGGCAATGGACCTGCACCTGCGTAGTGCCAGCCGCCAGCAGGATCGCCTGGTGCAGCGACTGAACACGCAGCAACCGCAGCCCCGCATCCTGCGCGCCCAGCAACAGCTTCAGCAGTGGCATTACCGTTTGCAGCAGGGGATGGAGCGACAGCTCAACCACAATCGCCAGCGCTTTGGCACCCTGGCAGCACAACTGGAAGCCGTAAGCCCACTGGCAACGCTGGCACGCGGTTTTAGCGTGACCACCGATACCCAGGGTCATGTGGTGAAGAAAATGCAGCAGCTGAGCAAAGGCGACTTATTACGTACCCGGCTGGATGATGGCTGGGTGGAGAGTGAAGTGACCGCACTGACCCCGCAAAAATCCACCGGACGTAAATCCCGTACCTGAATCGCGCCGCGACATTCGATCTATACTTTCTGGCACATACATCTGCCAGGAAGCCTGATATGCCCTATAGTGTGATTCCACCCTATATCCTGCGCAATATTATTGCTCACGGCTCCGGCCCACAGCAGGATTACGCACGCCGCACCCTCACCCATGTTCAGCATCTGATGACTGAGCATGCACGCAGCGCCGCCCCCTCCAGCAGCGCGCCCCCTGGCCAGGTGGTACGCGCCATTTACGATGCCGAACATACTCAGAATCTACCCGGTACGCTGATTCGCCAGGAAGGCCAACCCGGCAATGGCGATGTCGCCGCAGAGGAAGCCTGGGACTATCTCGGCGTCACCTACGATTTCTACTGGCAGGCCTATAAACGCAACTCGCTGGATAACAAAGGATTGAAGCTGGAGGGCTCCGTTCATTACGGCAAGGAGTATCAGAATGCCTTCTGGAACGGCCAGCAAATGGTGTTCGGCGACGGTGATGGGGAGATTTTCAATCGTTTCACCATCGCCATTGATGTGGTCGCGCATGAACTGACCCACGGGGTGACAGAAAGCGAAGCCGGGCTGGTTTATTTTGCCCAGTCTGGCGCACTTAATGAGTCGATGTCGGATGTGTTTGGTTCGCTGGTGAAGCAATTTCATCAGCAGCAAACCGCCGATCAGGCGGACTGGATCATTGGTGAAGGGTTGCTGGCTAAAGGCATCAACGGGCGTGGCTTGCGTTCTATGTCGGCCCCTGGCACCGCATACGACGATCCGATGTTGGGCAAAGATCCGCAACCCGCCGATATGGCGCACTACATCGACACCCGTGACGACAACGGTGGCGTGCACCTCAATTCCGGCATTCCTAACCGCGCATTTTATCTCGCGGCAACGTCGCTGGGCGGCTTCGCCTGGGAGCTGGCGGGTCAGGCATGGTATGACAGCTTATGCGATAAAACCCTGCCTCAGAATGCGGATTTCAGCACCTTTGCCCGCTTTACCGTGCAGCACGGCGCCAAACGTTTTAACCGTTCGGTAGCGGATGCGATCCAGAGCGCGTGGCAACAGGTAGGTGTGACGTGAATATCCCCGAACTCACCGATGATGCGATTATCGAGCTGGCGCGTGAAGGTGGACTGGCCTTTATCCCGCGTTTGCACACCGAACGACGTTTTGCGCTGGCGCAATTGCCCACACCGCAAAAACAACGGATATGTGCGGTGCTGGAACAGGCCATGCCGCTGGGCGAGCCGGAAGATCAGGCTGCCAACATGGGCCGTGGCGATCAACGCTATTTTCGCATCCAGGTCAGCTACGCCACCCACCAGCAAAGCGGGACAGTGGTGATTTTGATTCCGGAACAGGTTGCCCCACCCGAGCTGGAAGCGCTGTGGCGTGAAGGCGAGCAGACATAAAAAAAGGACCGGCGATGCCGGTCCTTTTTCTTCGCATCCGGCCAGCAGAGACTGGCCGGGAACATCATCGTTACGGCAAGGCGTAGGCGATAACGTAATCACCACGGTCCGGAGACTGACGAGCACCACCTGCAGAGATCAGGATGTACTGTTTGCCCGTCTTCGGCGACACGTAGCTGATTGGGCCACCCTGGCTACCCACTGGCAGACGGGCTTTCCACACTTCTTTACCGGTTGAGCTGTCGAACGCACGCAGGTAGTAATCCTGAGTACCGGCGAAGAATACCAGGCCACCCTGCGTTGCCAGCGAACCACCCAGTGTCGGCATACCAATTGGCATCTGTGCGTGCATTTTAATACCGAACGGACCGGTATCCTGCACCGTACCTACCGGTACCTGCCAGACAATTTTACGGGTCTTCATATCAATCGCGGACATGGTACCGAACGGCGGAGCCTGGCACGGAATACCCAGCGGAGACATGAAGCGGTTTTTGTTAACAGCGTAAGGCGTGCCTTTCAGCGGTACCGCACCCATACCGGTGTTGACTGATTCACCGCCGTTGCTGGCTGCCGCTTTGGTGGTATCCTGCGGAATCATCTGCACCCACAGGCCCAGACGCATATCGTTGACGAACATGTACTGGTTGTTCGGGTCAAACGAGATGCTGCCCCAGTTCATACCACCCAGAGAACCCGGGAAGCTGAGTGAGACGTCGGTATCCGGCACGGTGAACAGACCGTTGTAACGCATGGATTTGAAGCTGATACGGCAGATCAACTGGTCGAACGGCGTTGCCCCCCACATGTCAGACTCTTTCAGGGTCTGGTTGCCAATGTTCGGCATTTCTACCGAATGCGGCTGGGTTTTGGTGTACTGCTCGTTCGGGATATGACCCTGTGGCATCGGCAGCTCTTCAACCTTGGTCAAAGGCTTGCCAGTCAGGCGATCCAGCACCCAAATCATGCCGGTTTTCGCACCGATAACGACCGCAGGTTTGGTGGTGCCATCCTTCATCGGGAAGTCAACCAGGCTCGGCTGCATTGGCAAGTCGAAGTCCCACAGATCGTTATGCACGGTCTGGTAAACCCACTTCTCTTTACCGGTGGTGGCATCCAGCGCCAGGACAGCCGCGCCGTATTTGTGATCCAGACGGGTACGGTTCGCACCCCACAGGTCAACAGACGGGCTACCCATCGGCAGGAACACGGTGTTCATCGCCGGATCGTAGGACATCGGTGCCCAGGAGTTCGGGGTACTACGGGTGTAGTCTTTGCCCGGCATCAGCACCGCATTCGGGTCCACGTTGCCTGGGTCAAACGCCCAACGCATTTTACCGGTGATGACGTCGAAGCCACGCAGCACGCCGCCAGGCATGTCGGTCTGTACGTTATCCGCTACACGACCGCCCACTACCACCGTGGTGCCTGCCATTGCAGGTGCCGAAGTCAGCTGGTATTGCGGGTCTGGCGCTTTGCCAAGGCCTTCTTTCAGATCCACCACACCGTGGTCACCGAAATCTTCACAGAACTCACCGTTGTCGGCGTTGATAGCGATCAGACGCGCATCGATGGTGTTCATCAGAATACGACGCTGACAGGTATCACCGGCCGCCAGAGTGACAGGAGTCACCGGCGTGGAGCCAGGCTGAGTCGGCTGAGTCAGCGGCTTGGTCGCATCAAAGTACGCCAGGCCACGGCAACGGTTCCACACCTGAGACTGGGCGTTAATTTCACGTTTCCAGATCTGCTTACCGGTGTCGGCCGCAACAGCGATCACGTTGTTGTGCGGGGTACACAGGAACAGGGTGTTGCCAACCTGCAACGGCGTTTCCTGATCTTCAGCACCGTTTCCGCCAGGGCTGATTGGGGTATCACCGGTGTGGAACGTCCAGGCCACTTGCAGGTCTTTCACGTTGTCACGGGTGATCTGATCCAGCGCCACGAAGCGGTCACCGCCAGGGGTGTTGCCGTAGTTTTCCCAGTTTTTCTGCTGTTTCGCTTTATCCACCGGAATCAGCGGCAGCTGCGTGCCTTCAAAGGCAACAGTCGGGTGCGGCTGGAACATCTGAACAAAGGTTGCCACCATACCGACGACAATCACCGCAGACAGCGTATACGAGACTTTCGCCAGGGAGCTTTTGCCCTCAGCCTTACGCAGTGCAGGCCAGGTCAGGAACGCCAGCAGCATCAAGCCCGCAGGCACCATCAGACGTGAAACCAGCGGCCAGAACACCCAGCCCGCATCCACCAGCGCCCAAATCAGCGTACCGGCGAAGACCAGAATGAACAGCGTGACAGCTGAAGACTTACGACGGAAGAATTGAATCGCCGACAGTAACATAACGATACCGGCAATCAGGAAGTACCAGCTGCCGCCAAGGGAGACCAGCTTGCCACCACCGATGGCGAAGAACAGGCCGACGGCCAACAGGACCAGCCCTAATAACACAGACCAGATGCTCAACCCTTTACAGGGGCGAGCGGAATTTTCTGCCATAACACAAACTCTCCTGAAAAAATAAAGCGCTGGCGCCGGACATAGCATATTGCCCGGTCGCAGATCCCCTGCCGCGCCTGTGGCAGGAATCGTTTCGTTAACGTCTTTATTTTAGAACCATTGGTACGGGTGCGATGCCCGTGATGCAGTGCTTGTGAGGAAGGACACAGCGAAACGCTATTGAGATCACCACAAGGCGGCAGGATTGTACCACCTGGTACATTAAGAAGTGAACATCCATAACGCAGGAGTTACTGCGCAATAGCATTTTTGCTACAAATCCAGTCGTAAGTTATTAAAACTTATGACGCAGGGAGGGTGAGATTTTTGTAGCAGCCCGATGTTTCGCGCATTGATGGCACGAAAACATCAACCCCGCGCGATAAATCGCGCCGCTACGATACGGAACCGTTGGTAATATCCGGTATAAATTCCACTCGTTTTTTTGAGATCAACCCATCGCCGTGCTGGCAAAAATAATCCACCGCACCACAGGCTTTCAGCACCTGCAAAGGTTGATGGCAATCCGGGCAGATGGCGATCTGATCAAAATGTCTGCCGCAATGGGGGCAATCAAAACCTTCGGCCACATGAGTCAGCGCTTGCTGGCAGTCAGGACAATGAGCGTTCATCTTCTTCTCCAGGCACACAAAAAAAATGAGGGCCATTGTGGCCCTCATCATCTTATTTCTTGTTCTTTTTCAGGTGCGACATCAGACGCTTACGTTTGCGCTGCTGAGTTGGCGTCAGCAGGTTACGTTTACCCGCAAACGGGTTATCGCCTTCTTTGAACTGAATACGAATCGGCGTACCCATCACGTTCAGCGAACGACGGAAGTAGTTCATCAGATAACGCTTGTAGGAATCCGGCAGGTCTTTCACCTGGTTACCGTGAATCACCACAATCGGCGGGTTGTAACCACCGGCATGCGCATACTTCAGCTTCACGCGACGGCCACGCACCAGCGGTGGCTGATGGTCATCGGCAGCCATATTCATGATGCGCGTCAGCATCGAGGTGTTCACACGTTTGGTGGAACAATCGTAGGCTTCGGTAACCGATTCAAACAGGTTACCTACGCCACTGCCATGCAGTGCCGAAATAAAGTGTACGCGTGCGAAGTCGATAAAGCCGAGACGGAAATCCAGCGTCTCCTTCACTTCATCTCTCACTTCCTGCGACAGGCCATCCCACTTGTTCACCACAATCACCAGTGAGCGCCCACTATTCAGGATAAAGCCCAGCAGCGACAGATCCTGATCGGAAATGCCTTCACGTGCATCGATCACCAGCATCACCACGTTGGCATCTTCAATCGCCTGCAACGTTTTGATCACCGAGAACTTCTCAACGGTATCGGTGATTTTGCCGCGCTTACGCACACCGGCGGTGTCGATCAGAATATATTCACGATCGTCACGCTCCATCGGGATGTAGATACTGTCACGCGTGGTGCCTGGCATGTCGTAAACCACGACACGGTCTTCACCGAGAAT includes these proteins:
- a CDS encoding glucose/quinate/shikimate family membrane-bound PQQ-dependent dehydrogenase, whose translation is MAENSARPCKGLSIWSVLLGLVLLAVGLFFAIGGGKLVSLGGSWYFLIAGIVMLLSAIQFFRRKSSAVTLFILVFAGTLIWALVDAGWVFWPLVSRLMVPAGLMLLAFLTWPALRKAEGKSSLAKVSYTLSAVIVVGMVATFVQMFQPHPTVAFEGTQLPLIPVDKAKQQKNWENYGNTPGGDRFVALDQITRDNVKDLQVAWTFHTGDTPISPGGNGAEDQETPLQVGNTLFLCTPHNNVIAVAADTGKQIWKREINAQSQVWNRCRGLAYFDATKPLTQPTQPGSTPVTPVTLAAGDTCQRRILMNTIDARLIAINADNGEFCEDFGDHGVVDLKEGLGKAPDPQYQLTSAPAMAGTTVVVGGRVADNVQTDMPGGVLRGFDVITGKMRWAFDPGNVDPNAVLMPGKDYTRSTPNSWAPMSYDPAMNTVFLPMGSPSVDLWGANRTRLDHKYGAAVLALDATTGKEKWVYQTVHNDLWDFDLPMQPSLVDFPMKDGTTKPAVVIGAKTGMIWVLDRLTGKPLTKVEELPMPQGHIPNEQYTKTQPHSVEMPNIGNQTLKESDMWGATPFDQLICRISFKSMRYNGLFTVPDTDVSLSFPGSLGGMNWGSISFDPNNQYMFVNDMRLGLWVQMIPQDTTKAAASNGGESVNTGMGAVPLKGTPYAVNKNRFMSPLGIPCQAPPFGTMSAIDMKTRKIVWQVPVGTVQDTGPFGIKMHAQMPIGMPTLGGSLATQGGLVFFAGTQDYYLRAFDSSTGKEVWKARLPVGSQGGPISYVSPKTGKQYILISAGGARQSPDRGDYVIAYALP
- the guaB gene encoding IMP dehydrogenase; translated protein: MLRIAKEALTFDDVLLVPAHSTVLPNTADLSTQLTKNIRLNIPMLSAAMDTVTEAGLAIALAQEGGLGFIHKNMSIERQADEVRKVKKHESGVVTEPQTVLPTTALAEVKELTERNGFAGYPVVNADNELVGIITGRDVRFVTDLTLPVSAVMTPKERLVTVKEGEARDVVLQKMHEKRVEKALVVDDSFHLLGMITVKDFQKAERKPNACKDAQGRLRVGAAVGAGAGNEERVDALVAAGVDVLLIDSSHGHSEGVLQRIRETRAKYPDLEIIGGNVATGAGALALAQAGVSAVKVGIGPGSICTTRIVTGVGVPQITAVSDAVEALEGTGIPVIADGGIRFSGDIAKAIAAGAAAVMVGSMLAGTEESPGEIELYQGRSFKSYRGMGSLGAMSKGSSDRYFQSDNAADKLVPEGIEGRVAYKGRLKEIVHQQMGGLRSCMGLTGCPTIDDLRTKAEFVRISGAGISESHVHDVTITKESPNYRMGS
- the der gene encoding ribosome biogenesis GTPase Der, whose product is MVPVVALVGRPNVGKSTLFNRLTRTRDALVADFPGLTRDRKYGRAEVEGREFIVIDTGGIDGTEEGVENRMAEQSLLAIEEADVVLFLVDARAGVMPADQQIANHLRSRQKATFLVANKTDGLDPEAAVLDFYALGLGEIHAIAASHGRGVTSLLETALLPWMDVVAPQEVSEEDENEAYWAALAAEENGEELPEEEEEDFDPTTLPIKLAIVGRPNVGKSTLTNRILGEDRVVVYDMPGTTRDSIYIPMERDDREYILIDTAGVRKRGKITDTVEKFSVIKTLQAIEDANVVMLVIDAREGISDQDLSLLGFILNSGRSLVIVVNKWDGLSQEVRDEVKETLDFRLGFIDFARVHFISALHGSGVGNLFESVTEAYDCSTKRVNTSMLTRIMNMAADDHQPPLVRGRRVKLKYAHAGGYNPPIVVIHGNQVKDLPDSYKRYLMNYFRRSLNVMGTPIRIQFKEGDNPFAGKRNLLTPTQQRKRKRLMSHLKKNKK
- a CDS encoding M4 family metallopeptidase, which codes for MPYSVIPPYILRNIIAHGSGPQQDYARRTLTHVQHLMTEHARSAAPSSSAPPGQVVRAIYDAEHTQNLPGTLIRQEGQPGNGDVAAEEAWDYLGVTYDFYWQAYKRNSLDNKGLKLEGSVHYGKEYQNAFWNGQQMVFGDGDGEIFNRFTIAIDVVAHELTHGVTESEAGLVYFAQSGALNESMSDVFGSLVKQFHQQQTADQADWIIGEGLLAKGINGRGLRSMSAPGTAYDDPMLGKDPQPADMAHYIDTRDDNGGVHLNSGIPNRAFYLAATSLGGFAWELAGQAWYDSLCDKTLPQNADFSTFARFTVQHGAKRFNRSVADAIQSAWQQVGVT
- a CDS encoding protealysin inhibitor emfourin, which produces MNIPELTDDAIIELAREGGLAFIPRLHTERRFALAQLPTPQKQRICAVLEQAMPLGEPEDQAANMGRGDQRYFRIQVSYATHQQSGTVVILIPEQVAPPELEALWREGEQT
- a CDS encoding zinc ribbon domain-containing protein translates to MNAHCPDCQQALTHVAEGFDCPHCGRHFDQIAICPDCHQPLQVLKACGAVDYFCQHGDGLISKKRVEFIPDITNGSVS
- the xseA gene encoding exodeoxyribonuclease VII large subunit gives rise to the protein MSLPPTANIFTVSRLNTTVRQLLENEMGLVWLSAEISNFTQPASGHWYFTLKDDGAQVRCAMFRNSNRRVAFRPQHGQQVLVRASITLYEPRGDYQLIIESMHPAGEGLLQQQFEQLKTRLAAEGLFDQQFKQPLPDPARQVGVITSATGAALHDVLRVLHRRDPSLPVVIYPTAVQGVDAPAAIVRAIELANLRDECDVLIVGRGGGSLEDLWSFNDERVARAIFASRLPIVSAVGHETDVTIADFVADLRAPTPSAAAELVSRNQLELVRRLQSQQQRLEMAMDYYLAQQQRRFTRMQHRLQQQHPQLRLARQSTALLQLKQRLTEAMDLHLRSASRQQDRLVQRLNTQQPQPRILRAQQQLQQWHYRLQQGMERQLNHNRQRFGTLAAQLEAVSPLATLARGFSVTTDTQGHVVKKMQQLSKGDLLRTRLDDGWVESEVTALTPQKSTGRKSRT